In Rana temporaria chromosome 3, aRanTem1.1, whole genome shotgun sequence, a single window of DNA contains:
- the SFTPC gene encoding pulmonary surfactant-associated protein C yields the protein MTKQLHHNCTAVSRHHKEQAVMDQSKSMLMDTPPVYSELLPVPRIPCLGGLKKLLCVVLVVVLLVIVLLAVLLMGLHMSQKHTETIFQMSLHDGASSKEKPAEGVATFHLDTGINTSASVIYDYSKMLICTRPRPGHACYITRMEAERIQSLQNIAENVLSKIGLDTARQNEPAKLESDPSVLGTTIRVLCGDLPVYWA from the exons ATGACGAAGCAACTGCACCATAATTGTACAGCAGTGAGCAGACATCACAAGGAACAAGCAGTCATGGATCAGAGCAAGTCTATGTTGATGGACACACCACCT GTGTATTCTGAGCTGCTGCCTGTGCCCAGGATACCATGCCTTGGTGGCCTTAAGAAGCTCCTCTGTGTGGTGCTGGTTGTGGTGCTCCTGGTCATAGTCCTCCTTGCTGTCCTCTTGATGGGCCTTCATATGAGCCAAAAACATACTGAAACA ATTTTCCAGATGTCTCTGCACGATGGAGCAAGTTCCAAAGAGAAACCTGCTGAAGGTGTGGCGACCTTCCACCTGGACACTGGAATCAATACTTCAGCCAGTGTTATCTATGATTATAGCAAG ATGTTGATCTGCACACGCCCACGTCCCGGACATGCATGTTACATTACACGTATGGAAGCAGAACGCATACAGAGTCTTCAAAACATTGCTGAGAATGTGCTGAGCAAg ATTGGTTTGGATACTGCCAGACAGAATGAACCCGCTAAGCTGGAGAGTGATCCTTCAGTCTTGGGCACTACCATCCGTGTGTTGTGTGGGGACCTGCCAGTCTACTGGGCCTAA